The Trichosurus vulpecula isolate mTriVul1 chromosome 4, mTriVul1.pri, whole genome shotgun sequence genome contains a region encoding:
- the LOC118848286 gene encoding 60S ribosomal protein L34-like — protein MVQRLTYRRRLSYNTASNKTRLSRIPGNRIVYLYTKKVGKAPESACGVCPGRLRGVRAVRPKVLMRLSKTKKHVSRAYGGSMCAKCVRDRIKRAFLIEEQKIVVKVLKAQAQSQKSK, from the coding sequence ATGGTTCAGCGTCTGACATATCGCCGTAGGCTGTCCTACAATACAGCTTCCAACAAAACTCGGCTGTCACGAATCCCGGGTAACAGAATTGTTTACCTTTATACCAAGAAAGTTGGAAAAGCACCAGAATCAGCCTGTGGTGTATGCCCAGGAAGACTTCGAGGTGTTCGTGCAGTGAGACCTAAAGTTCTTATGAGGTTATCGAAGACAAAAAAGCATGTCAGCAGGGCTTATGGCGGCTCCATGTGTGCTAAGTGTGTCCGTGACAGGATCAAGCGTGCTTTCCTGATTGAGGAGCAGAAAATTGTTGTGAAGGTGTTGAAGGCACAAGCACAAagtcaaaaaagtaaataa